A stretch of the Leptotrichia sp. oral taxon 223 genome encodes the following:
- a CDS encoding DJ-1 family glyoxalase III — translation MENKKVAVFLANGFEEIEAVTPIDLLQRAGINVDTVSITKENLVESARKMKILADKIIDEINFSEYDVLILPGGPGVGNYFNSKTLLNNVLKFSKDSGNKKIAAICAAPTVLSSLGILEGKNAVCFPACENELVKGKAVLGKDRAVTDGNVITSRSAGTALDFAFEIISELLGEKEAKRIAEEIVYR, via the coding sequence ATGGAAAATAAAAAAGTTGCAGTATTTTTGGCAAACGGATTTGAAGAAATTGAGGCGGTAACTCCAATTGATTTACTTCAAAGGGCAGGAATTAATGTAGATACAGTTTCAATCACAAAGGAGAACCTTGTGGAAAGTGCGAGAAAAATGAAGATATTGGCAGATAAGATAATTGATGAAATTAATTTTTCTGAATACGATGTGTTAATATTGCCTGGCGGTCCTGGAGTTGGAAATTATTTTAATTCAAAGACACTACTAAATAATGTGTTAAAATTTTCAAAAGATAGTGGAAATAAAAAAATTGCAGCTATATGTGCAGCACCTACAGTATTATCTAGTCTTGGAATTTTGGAAGGAAAAAATGCAGTGTGTTTTCCAGCGTGTGAAAACGAACTAGTAAAAGGGAAGGCAGTGCTAGGAAAAGATAGAGCTGTTACGGATGGCAATGTTATAACAAGCAGAAGTGCGGGAACGGCATTGGATTTTGCCTTTGAAATTATTAGTGAACTTTTGGGTGAAAAAGAGGCGAAAAGAATTGCTGAGGAAATTGTTTACAGATAG
- a CDS encoding V-type ATP synthase subunit I — MAIVKMSKFDLVVFAEQRAKVLKKLQKFKEVNFVDIELRDENGEVSKDVVEGVTKYVNNEELTHIDERLYQLSSAISLIKKYDERKTRLRDVIHGNENYTFDELAKKALIYDWKKISSELNQIGTQYSQIKSEISKKYARYDEIDLWERLDVNPKELKSLKKVNTFLGTVPIKLKGTFIDGISKLDKTYYEELKIVKDEVYYLVISSIDESEKEKLAEVFRNSSFTVENLDIDAVPQDYKNELQKEISGLKKEKRKLKAKIKTYSEDLTDLQAVYEYMQNKKLRIVESEKLAQTENTILIKGWIPAEKVNEFEKVVKDETRDNYYLTFTEADKDDATVPIKLKNGKIVSTFENLTGMYAYPRYNEIDPTPLFTPFYILFFGMMGADVGYGLVLLFATMFVLKVVNLSSQMRKSVKFFFYLSFSVIFWGFLYGSYFGATIPGMWRLIDPASQYNDLLIGSIVFGIVHIFVGLAIKAYMLIRDGKSLEAIYDVLFWYMALMGGIVYLVFKLMNLSPVVANVSMWIMIAGMAGIVLTGGREAKGIGAKLGGGLYSLYGISSYVGDFVSYSRLMALGLSGGFIASAINMIAGMISGNWFGMIIVPVILVGGHLFNMFLSFLGAYVHTSRLMYVEYFGKFYEGGGKPFKDFRTENKYINLDD; from the coding sequence ATGGCAATAGTTAAAATGAGCAAGTTTGATTTGGTTGTTTTCGCAGAACAAAGGGCTAAAGTGTTAAAGAAACTTCAAAAATTTAAGGAAGTAAATTTTGTGGATATTGAGCTGCGTGATGAAAATGGGGAAGTTAGTAAGGATGTTGTTGAAGGCGTTACAAAGTATGTAAACAATGAGGAACTGACTCACATTGACGAGCGTCTTTATCAGTTAAGCAGTGCAATTTCTCTTATTAAAAAATATGACGAGAGAAAAACACGTTTAAGGGATGTTATTCATGGAAATGAAAATTATACGTTTGATGAGTTAGCGAAAAAAGCATTGATTTATGACTGGAAGAAAATTTCTTCTGAGTTAAACCAGATTGGAACGCAGTATTCACAAATAAAGTCGGAAATTTCTAAAAAATATGCACGCTATGACGAAATTGATTTGTGGGAACGGCTGGATGTAAATCCGAAAGAATTAAAGAGCTTGAAAAAGGTAAATACATTTTTGGGAACAGTGCCGATAAAGTTAAAGGGGACTTTTATTGATGGCATTTCTAAACTTGATAAAACTTATTATGAGGAACTGAAAATAGTAAAAGATGAAGTGTATTATCTTGTGATTTCAAGTATTGATGAAAGTGAAAAGGAAAAATTGGCTGAAGTTTTCAGAAATAGCAGTTTTACAGTGGAAAATCTAGATATTGATGCAGTTCCACAAGATTACAAAAATGAACTGCAAAAGGAAATTTCAGGACTGAAAAAGGAAAAACGCAAATTGAAAGCCAAAATTAAAACTTATAGTGAAGATTTGACTGATTTACAGGCAGTTTATGAATATATGCAAAATAAAAAGCTAAGAATCGTTGAATCGGAAAAATTGGCACAGACTGAAAATACTATTTTGATAAAAGGATGGATTCCTGCTGAAAAGGTAAATGAATTTGAAAAAGTGGTAAAAGATGAAACCAGGGATAATTATTATTTGACATTTACAGAAGCGGATAAGGATGATGCGACAGTGCCGATTAAGCTGAAAAATGGAAAAATTGTAAGCACATTTGAAAATCTGACAGGGATGTATGCATATCCGAGATATAATGAAATTGATCCGACACCGCTGTTTACACCGTTTTATATCTTGTTCTTTGGAATGATGGGAGCGGATGTAGGTTATGGGCTTGTGTTACTGTTTGCAACGATGTTTGTTCTAAAGGTAGTAAATTTAAGTTCTCAAATGAGAAAATCTGTCAAGTTTTTCTTTTATTTAAGTTTTTCAGTTATTTTCTGGGGATTTTTATATGGTTCATATTTTGGAGCGACAATTCCGGGAATGTGGAGATTGATTGATCCTGCATCGCAATATAATGACTTGCTGATAGGTTCAATTGTATTTGGTATAGTCCATATATTTGTTGGATTGGCAATAAAAGCGTATATGTTAATTAGAGATGGCAAATCATTGGAAGCAATTTATGATGTGCTGTTCTGGTATATGGCGCTTATGGGCGGAATAGTCTATTTAGTATTCAAACTGATGAATTTGTCGCCTGTTGTAGCAAACGTGTCAATGTGGATAATGATTGCTGGAATGGCTGGAATTGTGCTTACTGGTGGACGTGAAGCCAAAGGAATTGGTGCAAAATTAGGTGGAGGGCTTTACAGCCTTTATGGAATTTCCAGCTACGTGGGAGATTTTGTATCATATTCAAGACTTATGGCTTTAGGGCTTTCTGGCGGGTTCATTGCGTCAGCTATAAATATGATTGCTGGAATGATTAGCGGAAACTGGTTTGGAATGATAATCGTGCCAGTAATACTGGTAGGAGGACATTTATTTAATATGTTCCTGTCTTTCCTGGGAGCCTATGTTCATACTTCAAGACTTATGTATGTAGAATATTTTGGTAAGTTTTATGAAGGCGGAGGAAAGCCGTTTAAAGATTTTAGAACAGAAAATAAATATATAAATCTTGATGATTAA
- a CDS encoding cell division protein FtsL, which yields MNGVSKNKKMQMEILDVPKITNTARSHEDARRERIVAPKEVRKQLSRTAGLNMRVIGIVSIYVAIVTMVALLRVFVSFDISELGRRMDVKEKQLIELKKEVARLDTQTVDNEDLKTKEIRAKEKGFDVPNAPIYINLNN from the coding sequence ATGAATGGTGTTTCAAAAAACAAAAAAATGCAAATGGAAATACTTGATGTTCCAAAAATTACAAATACAGCAAGATCACATGAAGATGCAAGAAGAGAAAGAATAGTAGCTCCTAAAGAAGTTAGAAAACAACTTTCCAGAACAGCGGGGTTAAATATGAGAGTAATCGGTATAGTTAGTATCTATGTGGCTATTGTAACTATGGTAGCTTTGCTGAGAGTTTTTGTCTCATTTGATATTTCTGAATTAGGGAGAAGAATGGATGTAAAGGAAAAACAGCTAATTGAACTTAAAAAGGAAGTTGCAAGACTGGATACTCAAACAGTGGATAATGAAGACTTAAAAACCAAAGAAATAAGAGCAAAAGAAAAAGGATTTGATGTTCCTAATGCTCCAATATATATAAATTTAAATAATTAA
- the rsmH gene encoding 16S rRNA (cytosine(1402)-N(4))-methyltransferase RsmH: MEYHKPVLFDEVIDNIITDKDAVYVDCTLGGGGHTEGILENSSKNSKVVAIDQDIQAIEFAKKRLEKYGNRLQIFQDNFKNIDTAVYLAGFEKVDRILMDIGVSSNQLDNAKRGFSYRFEARLDMRMDSNLKISAYEVVNNFSEKEIADIIYKYGEEPKSRKIAKKIIEYRKNKPVETTTELADIVIKSIGKSMKRHPAKRTFQAIRIFVNKELEVLSETLDKAVKLLNKNGRLLVITFHSLEDRIVKEKFREYEDPCTCPKDIPICVCNKKSLGKIITKKPIIAKKLELEENNRAHSAKLRIFERSE; encoded by the coding sequence ATGGAATATCATAAGCCCGTACTGTTTGACGAAGTGATAGACAATATAATAACAGATAAAGATGCGGTTTATGTTGATTGTACGCTTGGTGGCGGCGGGCATACGGAAGGTATTTTAGAAAATTCTTCTAAAAATTCAAAAGTTGTTGCAATTGATCAGGATATACAGGCTATTGAATTTGCAAAAAAAAGGCTTGAGAAATATGGGAATAGACTTCAAATATTTCAAGATAATTTTAAAAATATTGATACTGCTGTTTATCTTGCGGGCTTTGAAAAAGTAGATCGGATACTGATGGATATAGGAGTTTCCTCAAATCAGCTGGATAATGCTAAAAGAGGTTTTTCATACAGGTTCGAGGCAAGGCTGGATATGCGGATGGACAGTAACTTAAAAATAAGTGCTTATGAAGTTGTCAATAATTTTTCTGAAAAGGAAATAGCTGATATTATTTACAAATATGGTGAAGAGCCAAAATCAAGAAAAATTGCAAAAAAAATTATAGAATATAGAAAAAACAAGCCAGTTGAAACTACAACGGAACTTGCGGATATTGTTATAAAATCAATAGGAAAAAGTATGAAACGGCATCCTGCCAAAAGAACATTTCAGGCTATTAGAATTTTTGTAAACAAAGAGCTTGAAGTGTTAAGCGAAACATTGGATAAAGCGGTAAAACTACTTAATAAAAATGGTAGGCTACTAGTAATTACTTTTCATTCGCTGGAAGACAGAATTGTAAAGGAAAAATTTCGTGAATATGAAGATCCATGTACTTGTCCAAAGGATATACCAATTTGTGTATGCAACAAAAAAAGTCTAGGAAAGATAATTACAAAAAAACCAATTATTGCTAAAAAATTAGAATTAGAAGAAAATAACCGGGCACATTCAGCAAAATTGAGAATTTTTGAAAGGAGTGAATAA